The following are encoded together in the Candidatus Methylacidiphilales bacterium genome:
- a CDS encoding bile acid:sodium symporter gives MLEKWRGAATSLRPLWKFFAGLAVTLGLALFLPAWGAPGGWMHPGISGGWAVALIFLIQGLLLPAREVGRGLSAWPVHVFCLVWMFVVFPLMGAMLVALAGATLEPVHRVGLMFLCFLPTTVATNAAFSSRAGGNAAVALFNIVVGNIAGLFIAPAALVWLLHQDGGVRVHPAPLVNTILFQLVLPFALGQVLRTRLAGWAARHQSSLRESGSVLIFLIIYFSLCRLSADGHGTSSGAALGWLVGLTLGLLGVGSFLCWRALGCFHWPHDLRVAAFYAASQKTLAAGLPMAGAVYAAAPHVADLPPLAVLAVPLVVFHIGQLVLGALLIPVLAQGGDRP, from the coding sequence ATGTTAGAAAAATGGCGTGGTGCCGCGACGTCCCTGCGGCCGTTGTGGAAGTTTTTTGCCGGACTCGCCGTCACGCTCGGGCTGGCGCTGTTTCTTCCCGCGTGGGGTGCTCCCGGTGGTTGGATGCATCCCGGAATCAGCGGGGGCTGGGCGGTGGCCTTGATTTTCCTGATCCAGGGCCTGCTGCTCCCGGCGCGCGAGGTGGGGAGGGGGCTATCGGCCTGGCCGGTGCACGTGTTCTGTCTGGTCTGGATGTTTGTCGTTTTCCCGTTGATGGGTGCGATGCTGGTCGCACTGGCGGGAGCGACGCTGGAACCGGTGCACCGGGTGGGCTTGATGTTCCTGTGCTTCTTGCCGACCACCGTGGCCACCAATGCGGCTTTTTCGTCCCGTGCCGGTGGGAATGCCGCCGTGGCCCTTTTCAATATTGTCGTGGGCAACATCGCCGGCCTGTTCATCGCACCCGCCGCCTTGGTTTGGTTGTTGCACCAGGACGGCGGGGTGCGGGTTCATCCGGCACCCCTGGTGAACACCATCCTGTTCCAACTGGTTCTTCCCTTTGCGCTCGGGCAGGTGTTGCGGACGAGGCTGGCGGGTTGGGCGGCACGCCATCAGTCGTCATTGCGCGAGTCCGGATCGGTGTTGATCTTCCTGATCATTTATTTCTCGCTCTGTCGTTTGTCGGCGGATGGCCATGGGACGTCATCAGGCGCCGCACTCGGCTGGTTGGTCGGGCTCACCCTTGGACTCCTGGGGGTGGGGAGTTTTCTGTGCTGGCGGGCCCTGGGTTGTTTCCACTGGCCCCACGACCTGCGCGTGGCCGCTTTTTACGCCGCCTCCCAAAAGACGCTGGCGGCGGGCCTGCCCATGGCGGGAGCGGTTTACGCCGCAGCGCCACACGTGGCGGACCTGCCTCCCCTGGCGGTGCTGGCTGTCCCATTGGTGGTGTTCCACATCGGGCAATTGGTCCTGGGGGCGTTGCTCATTCCGGTTCTCGCCCAAGGAGGAGATAGGCCCTAG
- a CDS encoding fibronectin type III domain-containing protein — protein MARFISAGGGTLLAGLFAIALTPLQATDLDTIGVTALRAYDSTLTGNGVAVAMVEATETNGGWQPNPNVSGLNTSLFSFFSASTPYPTGSSYNATLESGHATSVGYQFYSTQFGVSTGVAAVRSFEANYFIGGGGIIQAQTNISTPIVNQSFVFNSTSNSTFEQLYDHYADRYSTLFVNGVNDTSNTFSPPSTMFNCISVGLTETYGSITNNSSVGPTPDGRSKPDLAAPSFATSYAAPYVSGSAAILRQAALRNDGGNSTASAASDPRTIKALLLNGAVKPSNWTRTGSEPLDRRFGAGVLNVYNSYFTLNGGRQTPQSSGNQTSPGSSHLPVNNTNNSTTLNGWNQQTLTTITTAGGKDVTDHYFFNLPSASSNTFNATATLVWHRQNGQTTINNLDLFLYNTVNNTLVATSNSTVNNVEHLYLPSLPAGRYCLQVYKPFTGRTSNAETYALAFNFAANPKPNAPTNASAIPLSSSSLRLQWTDASSDETGFRIENSSSANGTYSVLTTLSANSTSYDHTGLAAGTTYYYRIYATKAAGDSPSASTSNTTFTLLENWRLVNFGNSSNSGNGSDSSDPDGDGLDNLVEYATGSSPLDPATASPLALVSDPSRLKVSFPRIADADLVYAIWASPDLANWGTTPIWTSTGVENTAGPVTVTDIQDITAALRRFLQLRITRASAP, from the coding sequence ATGGCCCGGTTTATCTCGGCTGGTGGTGGGACGTTGCTGGCCGGGCTTTTCGCCATTGCACTCACCCCTCTGCAAGCCACCGACCTCGACACCATCGGTGTCACCGCCCTCCGGGCCTATGACTCCACCCTGACCGGGAACGGGGTGGCCGTGGCCATGGTCGAGGCAACAGAAACCAACGGGGGATGGCAACCGAACCCCAATGTCTCCGGCTTGAACACATCGCTTTTCAGTTTTTTCAGTGCGAGCACCCCCTACCCCACGGGCAGTTCCTACAACGCGACATTGGAATCCGGTCACGCCACCAGTGTCGGATATCAATTTTACTCCACTCAATTCGGTGTTTCCACAGGCGTCGCCGCGGTCCGGTCATTCGAAGCCAATTACTTCATCGGAGGAGGCGGCATCATCCAAGCCCAAACCAACATCTCCACCCCGATCGTCAACCAAAGCTTTGTCTTCAACTCTACGAGCAACAGCACCTTCGAACAGCTTTACGACCACTACGCGGACCGTTACTCCACACTCTTTGTCAACGGGGTGAATGATACCTCCAACACGTTTTCCCCGCCATCCACCATGTTCAACTGCATCTCCGTCGGTCTGACCGAAACTTACGGAAGCATCACCAACAACAGCAGTGTCGGACCCACGCCCGACGGACGCAGCAAGCCTGATCTGGCGGCTCCCAGTTTCGCCACCAGCTACGCCGCCCCTTATGTCTCCGGCAGCGCGGCCATCCTGCGCCAGGCCGCGCTGCGCAACGACGGCGGCAACAGCACAGCATCCGCCGCCTCGGATCCGCGCACGATCAAAGCCCTCCTCCTCAACGGTGCGGTCAAACCATCGAATTGGACCCGCACCGGCAGCGAACCCCTGGACCGTCGCTTCGGGGCTGGTGTCCTGAACGTCTACAACAGTTATTTCACCCTCAATGGGGGCCGCCAGACGCCCCAATCCTCGGGCAACCAAACAAGCCCCGGCAGTTCCCACCTTCCGGTCAACAACACCAACAACAGCACCACGTTGAACGGGTGGAACCAGCAAACCCTCACCACCATAACCACCGCAGGTGGAAAGGACGTCACCGATCATTACTTTTTCAACCTGCCCAGCGCCAGTAGCAACACCTTCAACGCCACCGCCACCCTGGTCTGGCATCGCCAGAATGGCCAGACCACCATCAACAACCTCGACCTCTTCCTTTACAACACCGTCAACAACACCCTGGTCGCCACCAGCAACAGCACCGTCAACAACGTGGAGCACTTGTACCTCCCCTCCCTGCCCGCCGGGCGGTATTGCCTGCAGGTTTACAAACCGTTCACCGGACGGACCTCCAACGCCGAAACCTACGCCCTCGCCTTCAACTTTGCCGCCAACCCCAAACCCAATGCCCCCACCAACGCCTCCGCCATCCCTCTCTCCAGCAGCTCCCTCCGCCTCCAGTGGACCGACGCCTCGTCTGATGAAACAGGTTTCCGGATTGAAAACAGTTCCAGCGCCAACGGCACCTATTCCGTCCTCACCACCCTCTCGGCAAACAGCACCTCTTATGACCACACCGGGCTCGCCGCCGGCACGACTTACTATTACCGGATCTACGCCACCAAGGCCGCGGGCGATTCCCCCTCGGCCTCCACGTCGAATACAACTTTCACACTGCTGGAGAACTGGAGGCTGGTGAATTTCGGCAACAGCTCCAACTCCGGAAACGGCAGCGATTCGTCCGATCCGGATGGCGACGGCCTCGACAATCTCGTCGAATATGCCACGGGTTCCAGTCCGCTGGATCCGGCCACGGCCAGTCCTCTCGCGCTCGTGAGCGATCCCAGCCGATTGAAGGTCTCTTTCCCGCGCATCGCCGACGCCGACCTGGTCTACGCAATCTGGGCCTCCCCGGACCTGGCCAACTGGGGGACCACCCCCATTTGGACTTCGACCGGAGTGGAAAACACGGCCGGGCCGGTGACCGTCACCGACATCCAGGACATCACTGCCGCCCTCCGACGCTTCCTGCAGTTGCGCATCACCCGCGCCTCGGCCCCTTGA
- a CDS encoding M14 family metallocarboxypeptidase — MSTMLDVALLEKYWREGPDGWEPLEASGLPAFRRCAGKGAPRLYLSAGIHGDEPAGPLACAEWMRDAGFWQDWEVYLFPLLNPRGMRLGTRDSPEGVDLNRDYFLARTPEIAAHRQALARLPRMDVAVCLHEDWEARGVYLYYLHPDQETDRARRVLESMGGIIPIEQAAEIDGRAAERGLIHRRAVDFEGELWPEAVYLGQHLAGPVFTLETPSSHPLPDRVRAHRAGVSEILRVFHPGRMA; from the coding sequence ATGTCCACCATGCTCGATGTCGCATTACTGGAGAAGTATTGGCGCGAGGGTCCTGATGGGTGGGAGCCCCTGGAGGCCTCCGGCTTACCGGCTTTCCGGCGGTGCGCAGGCAAGGGAGCCCCGCGTCTTTATCTTTCCGCCGGCATTCATGGCGACGAACCGGCCGGGCCGCTGGCTTGTGCGGAATGGATGCGGGATGCGGGGTTTTGGCAGGATTGGGAAGTCTACCTTTTTCCCCTTTTGAACCCGCGCGGCATGCGATTGGGCACGAGGGATTCGCCCGAGGGGGTGGATCTGAACCGGGACTACTTCCTGGCCCGCACACCGGAGATTGCCGCTCACCGTCAGGCGCTTGCACGCCTGCCGCGCATGGATGTGGCGGTTTGTCTGCACGAAGACTGGGAGGCACGGGGGGTGTATCTTTACTACCTGCATCCGGACCAGGAGACCGACCGCGCACGCCGGGTTCTGGAATCGATGGGCGGGATCATTCCGATCGAGCAAGCGGCGGAGATCGACGGGCGGGCCGCCGAACGGGGCCTGATCCACCGCAGGGCCGTGGATTTCGAGGGAGAGCTGTGGCCGGAGGCCGTTTACCTGGGGCAGCATCTGGCCGGGCCGGTTTTCACCCTGGAAACGCCATCGTCCCACCCCCTGCCGGACCGGGTGCGGGCCCACCGCGCCGGAGTGTCGGAGATCCTGCGCGTCTTCCACCCGGGGAGAATGGCGTGA